From a region of the Rouxiella sp. S1S-2 genome:
- the rplT gene encoding 50S ribosomal protein L20, which produces MARVKRGVIARARHKKILKQAKGYYGARSRVYRVAFQAVIKAGQYAYRDRRQKKRQFRQLWIARINAAARQNDMSYSKFINGLKKASIEIDRKILADIAVFDKVAFSALVEKAKAALA; this is translated from the coding sequence ATGGCTCGCGTAAAACGTGGTGTGATTGCACGTGCACGTCACAAGAAAATTTTAAAGCAGGCGAAAGGTTACTACGGTGCCCGTTCGCGCGTATATCGTGTTGCATTCCAGGCTGTTATCAAAGCTGGTCAATACGCTTACCGTGACCGTCGTCAAAAGAAACGTCAGTTCCGTCAGCTGTGGATCGCGCGTATCAACGCAGCAGCTCGTCAGAACGACATGTCTTACAGCAAATTCATTAACGGCTTGAAAAAAGCTTCTATTGAAATTGACCGTAAGATCTTGGCTGACATCGCAGTATTCGACAAAGTGGCATTCTCTGCACTGGTCGAGAAAGCGAAAGCAGCTCTGGCGTAA
- the pheM gene encoding pheST operon leader peptide PheM, producing the protein MNAAIFRFFFYFSA; encoded by the coding sequence ATGAATGCTGCTATTTTCCGCTTCTTTTTTTACTTTAGCGCCTGA
- the pheS gene encoding phenylalanine--tRNA ligase subunit alpha → MSHLAELVANAKAAVESAQDVVALDLVRVEYLGKKGHLTLQMTSLREVPAEERPAAGAVINQAKQEVQDALNARKNDLESAALNARLAQETIDVSLPGRRIENGGLHPVTRTIDRIETFFGELGFSVETGPEIEDDYHNFDALNIPGHHPARADHDTFWFDATRLLRTQTSGVQIRTMKNQQPPIRIIAPGRVYRNDYDQTHTPMFHQMEGLIVDKDISFSNLKGTLHDFLNNFFEADLQIRFRPSYFPFTEPSAEVDVMGKNGKWLEVLGCGMVHPNVLRNVGIDPEIYSGFAFGMGMERLTMLRYGVTDLRAFFENDLRFLKQFK, encoded by the coding sequence ATGTCACATCTCGCAGAACTGGTTGCCAATGCCAAGGCAGCCGTAGAGAGTGCCCAGGACGTCGTCGCGCTAGATTTAGTGCGCGTCGAATATTTAGGCAAGAAAGGGCATTTGACCCTACAGATGACTTCACTGCGTGAAGTGCCAGCCGAAGAACGTCCGGCGGCCGGTGCGGTGATTAACCAGGCCAAGCAGGAAGTTCAGGACGCACTTAACGCGCGTAAAAATGACCTGGAATCTGCTGCACTGAACGCACGTCTGGCACAGGAGACTATCGACGTTTCCCTGCCGGGTCGTCGTATCGAGAACGGCGGCCTGCACCCGGTGACCCGCACTATCGATCGTATCGAAACCTTCTTCGGCGAGCTTGGCTTTTCGGTTGAGACCGGCCCTGAAATCGAAGATGACTACCACAACTTTGATGCCCTGAATATTCCAGGCCACCATCCGGCGCGTGCCGATCACGACACCTTCTGGTTTGATGCCACCCGTTTGCTGCGCACCCAGACTTCTGGCGTGCAGATCCGCACCATGAAAAATCAGCAGCCGCCAATCCGCATCATTGCGCCGGGCCGTGTTTATCGTAACGATTACGACCAGACTCACACGCCGATGTTCCATCAGATGGAAGGCCTGATTGTTGATAAAGACATCAGCTTCAGCAATCTGAAGGGCACGCTGCACGATTTCCTGAACAACTTCTTTGAAGCCGATTTGCAGATTCGTTTCCGTCCTTCCTATTTCCCCTTCACCGAGCCTTCTGCCGAAGTGGACGTGATGGGTAAAAATGGCAAATGGCTTGAAGTGCTGGGCTGCGGCATGGTTCACCCGAACGTGTTGCGCAACGTGGGCATCGATCCGGAAATTTACTCCGGTTTCGCCTTCGGTATGGGCATGGAACGTCTGACCATGCTGCGCTACGGCGTGACGGATCTGCGTGCATTCTTCGAAAACGATCTGCGTTTCCTCAAACAGTTTAAGTAA
- the pheT gene encoding phenylalanine--tRNA ligase subunit beta: MKFSELWLREWVNPAISSEELSEQITMAGLEVDGVDAVAGAFHGVVVGEVVECGQHPNADKLRVTKINVGGDRLLDIVCGAPNCRQGLKVAVATVGAVLPGDFKIKAAKLRGEPSEGMLCSFSELGINVESEGIIELPLDAPIGTDIREFLKLDDNTIEISVTPNRADCLGIMGIARDVAVVSQLPLNEPDMSPVAATIDDTLPIDVQATEACPRYLGRVVKGINVAAATPLWMSEKLRRCGIRSIDPVVDITNYVLLELGQPMHAFDLNRIEGGIVVRLAQKDEPLTLLDGTTVKLNDDVLVIADHKKALAMGGIFGGEHSGVNEQTQDVLLECAFFNPLSITGRARRQGLHTDASHRYERGVDSQLQHKAIERATALLLEICGGQAGPIIDATTESALPKAAKITLRREKLDRLIGHHVEDAQVTDILQRLGFKVEVLAGSWVALAPSWRFDMQIEEDLVEEVARIYGYNNIPDVPVKANLEMTKHREADLSLKRVKNLLVDRGFQEAITYSFVDPKVQQWLHPGEEVLLLPSPISIEMSAMRLSLWTGLLSAVVNNQNRQQNRVRLFESGLRFVPDSAAYLGIRQDVMLSGVISGNKNEEHWDLARQSVDYYDLKGDLEAILELTGKLDQIQFKPEVNPALHPGQSAAIYLHGERIGFIGVVHPELERKLDLNGRTVVFEMLWNKLADRVLPDAREISRFPANRRDIAVVVPENVAADDILVECKKVGANQVVGVNLFDVYRGKGVADGYKSLAISLVLQDTARTLEEEEIAATVARCVEALKQRFQASLRD, encoded by the coding sequence ATGAAATTCAGTGAACTCTGGTTGCGTGAGTGGGTAAACCCAGCCATCAGCAGCGAAGAATTATCAGAACAAATTACCATGGCCGGTTTAGAAGTTGACGGCGTTGATGCCGTTGCCGGTGCTTTTCACGGCGTAGTAGTGGGTGAAGTGGTTGAGTGCGGCCAACATCCAAATGCTGACAAACTGCGCGTGACTAAAATCAACGTTGGCGGCGATCGCCTGCTTGATATCGTTTGCGGTGCGCCAAACTGCCGTCAGGGGCTTAAAGTGGCCGTGGCTACCGTAGGCGCCGTGTTGCCGGGCGATTTCAAAATCAAGGCAGCAAAACTTCGCGGCGAACCTTCTGAAGGCATGCTGTGCTCGTTTTCTGAATTGGGTATCAACGTTGAGAGTGAAGGTATTATTGAGCTGCCGCTGGACGCGCCCATTGGCACCGACATTCGCGAGTTCCTTAAGCTTGACGACAACACCATTGAAATCAGCGTGACGCCTAACCGTGCCGACTGCCTGGGTATCATGGGTATTGCCCGCGATGTCGCGGTGGTCAGTCAGTTACCGCTGAACGAGCCGGACATGTCACCGGTTGCTGCAACCATCGACGACACGCTGCCTATCGACGTTCAGGCGACCGAAGCCTGTCCGCGCTATTTGGGCCGCGTTGTTAAAGGCATTAACGTTGCCGCGGCGACCCCGCTGTGGATGAGTGAAAAACTGCGTCGTTGCGGTATTCGTTCAATCGACCCAGTGGTTGATATCACCAACTATGTGCTGCTTGAGCTGGGTCAGCCAATGCACGCCTTCGATTTGAATCGCATTGAGGGTGGCATCGTTGTTCGTCTCGCGCAGAAAGACGAACCGCTGACGCTGCTGGACGGTACTACGGTTAAATTAAACGATGACGTTCTGGTGATCGCTGACCACAAGAAAGCGCTGGCCATGGGCGGCATTTTTGGCGGTGAACATTCCGGCGTCAATGAGCAGACTCAAGACGTGCTGCTTGAGTGCGCATTCTTCAATCCGCTGTCGATTACTGGCCGTGCACGTCGTCAGGGCCTGCACACTGACGCATCGCATCGTTATGAACGCGGCGTAGACTCGCAGCTACAGCATAAAGCTATTGAGCGTGCTACCGCGCTGTTGCTTGAAATTTGCGGCGGACAGGCGGGTCCGATTATTGATGCGACTACCGAGTCTGCACTGCCTAAAGCGGCGAAGATTACTCTGCGCCGTGAAAAGCTCGATCGTCTGATCGGTCATCACGTTGAAGATGCTCAGGTTACCGATATTCTTCAGCGTCTGGGCTTTAAGGTAGAGGTTCTGGCCGGAAGCTGGGTTGCTCTTGCGCCAAGCTGGCGCTTCGATATGCAAATCGAAGAGGACCTGGTTGAAGAAGTTGCCCGTATTTATGGCTACAACAATATTCCTGACGTGCCGGTAAAAGCGAATCTGGAAATGACCAAACACCGTGAGGCGGATCTTTCGCTAAAGCGTGTGAAAAACCTGCTGGTCGATCGCGGTTTCCAGGAAGCGATCACCTACAGCTTTGTCGATCCTAAGGTTCAGCAGTGGCTTCACCCGGGTGAAGAGGTGCTGTTGTTACCAAGCCCAATCTCGATTGAAATGTCTGCAATGCGCCTGTCTCTTTGGACCGGTCTGCTCTCTGCGGTGGTTAATAACCAGAATCGTCAGCAAAATCGCGTACGTTTATTCGAAAGCGGCCTGCGTTTTGTTCCTGATTCCGCAGCTTATTTAGGTATCCGTCAGGATGTCATGCTGTCAGGCGTCATTTCTGGCAACAAAAATGAAGAGCATTGGGACCTGGCGCGCCAGTCGGTTGACTACTACGATTTGAAGGGCGATCTTGAAGCGATTCTTGAACTTACCGGCAAATTAGACCAGATTCAGTTCAAGCCAGAAGTTAACCCTGCACTGCATCCGGGGCAGAGTGCGGCAATTTATTTACACGGCGAACGTATTGGTTTCATTGGAGTAGTGCATCCTGAGCTGGAACGTAAGCTCGACCTGAACGGCCGTACTGTGGTGTTTGAAATGCTGTGGAATAAGCTCGCAGACCGCGTCCTGCCTGATGCGCGCGAGATTTCTCGCTTCCCTGCGAACCGTCGCGACATCGCTGTTGTAGTGCCCGAAAACGTCGCCGCAGACGATATTTTGGTAGAGTGTAAGAAAGTTGGCGCAAATCAGGTAGTTGGCGTAAACTTATTTGACGTGTACCGTGGCAAGGGCGTGGCGGACGGTTATAAAAGTCTGGCTATCAGCCTGGTATTGCAGGATACCGCTCGTACACTGGAAGAAGAGGAGATCGCCGCTACTGTTGCAAGATGTGTAGAGGCTCTAAAACAGCGATTCCAAGCATCCTTGAGGGATTGA
- the ihfA gene encoding integration host factor subunit alpha, with the protein MALTKAEMSEHLFEKLGLSKRDAKDLVELFFEEVRRALENGEQVKLSGFGNFDLRDKNQRPGRNPKTGEDIPITARRVVTFRPGQKLKSRVENATPKE; encoded by the coding sequence ATGGCGCTTACTAAAGCTGAAATGTCAGAACACCTGTTTGAAAAGCTCGGGCTGAGCAAACGGGATGCCAAAGACCTGGTTGAGCTGTTCTTTGAAGAGGTACGTCGTGCTTTAGAGAACGGTGAACAAGTTAAATTGTCTGGCTTTGGCAATTTCGATCTGCGTGACAAAAACCAACGTCCGGGGCGTAACCCGAAAACTGGCGAGGACATTCCAATTACGGCGCGCCGTGTGGTGACCTTCCGTCCAGGACAGAAGTTAAAAAGTCGGGTGGAAAACGCCACCCCGAAAGAATAA
- a CDS encoding DUF2502 domain-containing protein: protein MKKSHLMLCIALALPAVGLMNAAQANVSVDVNVPGASIHIGDKNNRGDYWDGYDWRTPQWWREHQNKRMGERNNRGMYWHGNRWESAPPPKHNGGKPVRPQPEHHEQRGEPNHGQQGHGPQGNGVQGNQGHGQPVPPNGQHN, encoded by the coding sequence TTGAAAAAATCTCATTTGATGCTGTGCATAGCTCTGGCCCTTCCTGCCGTTGGTCTAATGAATGCTGCGCAGGCGAATGTCTCTGTCGACGTGAATGTTCCAGGTGCATCAATTCACATCGGTGATAAAAATAACCGCGGTGATTACTGGGATGGATACGACTGGCGGACTCCTCAGTGGTGGCGCGAGCACCAAAACAAACGCATGGGCGAGCGCAATAATCGCGGCATGTACTGGCACGGCAATCGTTGGGAGTCTGCTCCACCGCCTAAACACAACGGCGGTAAGCCAGTTCGTCCGCAGCCGGAACACCATGAACAGCGCGGCGAACCCAATCATGGACAGCAGGGCCATGGTCCTCAGGGTAACGGTGTGCAGGGCAATCAGGGGCACGGACAGCCAGTGCCTCCTAACGGTCAGCATAACTAA
- a CDS encoding glycosyl hydrolase family 18 protein, translated as MMKGNIKLLALLIGATLSGSALASTPGIANITNQNELTGYQLVESANWEVAYEKRVKRHEKVQITVTWDIAKDSSASKARLLVDGTEKWQGAGSQKFATFEMSKGGNYAVVVELCNAEGCTTSQPASLTIADTDGSHLAPLFNDLLENNKPYTQTPGTVVGTYFPEWGVYGRQFTVDKIPAHNLTHILYGFIPVCGGEGINDSLKEGNPESYKALMNACEGRQDFKVAIHDPYAALDMGAIEGQAYAGSYGKLMALKKAYPHLKILPSIGGWTLSDPFYQFDNAEKRKVFVASVKEFLESWKFFDGVDIDWEYPGGGGANPDLGEGHDRQTYTTLMKELREMLDELSKKYGKKFELSSAIAGTVSKIDPVDYGTAQQYMDHIFVMSYDYSGSYDLNRLNHHTNLGSENDIGVVTEHSATHAVEALLAQRVAPEKIVVGIAKYGKAWSGVHDYQSGKPFTGKAKGPMVNGVADPGNATYKEIAEKFSKGDFKQFYDEKAQSPYIFNEKTGDLISYDNARSTLAKGNYVRQQHLGGLFSWEVSMDNGDLLNAMNEGLGNRPFTPKEYESGHAYHKDDIVKSQGKYYQCKVTGWCGQVGTDSYYAPGAGLYWQQAWERV; from the coding sequence ATGATGAAGGGAAACATTAAATTATTGGCGTTATTGATTGGCGCAACGTTGAGCGGCTCGGCATTGGCGTCGACTCCAGGCATTGCAAATATCACTAACCAAAACGAACTGACCGGTTACCAGCTCGTGGAGTCTGCCAACTGGGAGGTCGCGTATGAAAAAAGAGTCAAGCGCCACGAAAAAGTACAGATCACGGTAACGTGGGATATTGCAAAGGATAGCTCTGCCAGCAAGGCTCGCCTGCTGGTCGACGGGACTGAAAAGTGGCAGGGTGCTGGCAGTCAAAAATTCGCGACATTCGAAATGTCCAAAGGCGGAAACTACGCGGTGGTTGTTGAACTCTGCAATGCTGAGGGCTGCACCACGAGTCAGCCTGCAAGTCTGACTATTGCTGATACTGACGGGAGCCATTTGGCCCCTCTGTTTAATGATTTACTTGAGAATAACAAACCCTATACCCAGACCCCCGGCACTGTGGTAGGTACCTATTTCCCAGAATGGGGCGTATATGGTCGTCAATTCACTGTTGATAAAATCCCGGCCCACAATCTCACCCATATTTTATACGGTTTTATCCCTGTTTGTGGCGGCGAGGGGATCAACGACAGCCTGAAAGAGGGTAACCCTGAGAGCTATAAGGCGCTAATGAACGCGTGTGAAGGCCGACAGGACTTTAAAGTCGCTATTCATGATCCTTACGCGGCGTTGGACATGGGGGCGATTGAAGGTCAAGCCTATGCGGGTAGCTACGGTAAATTGATGGCGCTAAAAAAAGCCTATCCACATTTGAAAATTCTTCCTTCAATAGGCGGTTGGACGCTTTCTGACCCGTTCTATCAGTTTGATAATGCGGAAAAACGAAAAGTTTTTGTGGCATCCGTTAAAGAGTTTCTTGAAAGCTGGAAGTTCTTTGATGGCGTAGATATCGATTGGGAATATCCGGGCGGCGGCGGGGCAAATCCGGATCTTGGGGAAGGGCACGACAGGCAGACGTATACCACATTAATGAAAGAGTTACGCGAAATGCTCGATGAGCTATCGAAAAAGTATGGCAAGAAGTTTGAGTTATCCTCTGCTATTGCGGGCACTGTCTCGAAGATTGACCCCGTTGACTATGGAACTGCCCAGCAGTATATGGATCATATATTTGTGATGAGCTACGACTATTCGGGCAGCTATGATCTTAATCGTCTCAATCACCATACGAATCTCGGTAGCGAAAATGACATTGGGGTGGTGACAGAACACAGTGCTACCCACGCCGTAGAGGCACTGCTGGCTCAGCGCGTCGCGCCGGAAAAAATTGTTGTAGGCATTGCCAAATATGGGAAAGCCTGGAGCGGCGTGCATGATTATCAGTCAGGGAAACCCTTTACCGGTAAAGCAAAAGGACCGATGGTGAATGGGGTTGCTGACCCCGGAAACGCCACCTATAAAGAGATTGCCGAGAAATTTTCAAAGGGTGATTTTAAGCAGTTCTATGATGAAAAAGCGCAATCCCCTTATATTTTTAACGAAAAAACTGGCGATCTTATCAGCTATGACAACGCGCGTTCGACGTTGGCCAAAGGTAATTATGTCAGGCAGCAACATCTTGGCGGCCTCTTCTCATGGGAGGTCAGCATGGATAATGGCGATTTGCTCAACGCAATGAATGAAGGATTAGGGAATCGACCTTTTACTCCAAAAGAGTATGAGAGTGGGCATGCCTATCACAAAGACGATATTGTTAAATCGCAAGGAAAATACTACCAGT